One Cupriavidus taiwanensis LMG 19424 DNA segment encodes these proteins:
- the motA gene encoding flagellar motor stator protein MotA: protein MLVVLGYVVVVAAVLGGYAMTGGHMGALYQPAEVVIIAGAAIGAFIATNTGKAIKATARALPGLFKSSKYKKELYLDVMSLLYVLLSKARREGILFLEKEIADPAASSVFSQYPRILSDPVVMEFLTDYLRMMVNGNMNAFEIEALMDHEIETFRHEAEIPAHALSRVGDGLPAFGIVAAVMGVVHALGSADLPPAELGALIAHAMVGTFLGILLAYGFISPLAARIELQVSENVKVYECIKVVLLASLNGYAPLVAVEFGRKVLYSTVRPSFLELDDHVREVKSLN, encoded by the coding sequence GTGCTAGTAGTTCTTGGCTATGTCGTCGTGGTAGCGGCGGTGCTTGGCGGTTACGCCATGACCGGCGGCCATATGGGCGCGCTGTATCAACCTGCCGAAGTGGTGATCATCGCCGGCGCCGCCATCGGCGCCTTCATCGCCACCAATACCGGCAAGGCCATCAAGGCCACCGCGCGCGCGCTGCCGGGCCTGTTCAAGAGTTCCAAGTACAAGAAAGAGCTGTACCTGGACGTCATGTCGCTGCTGTACGTGCTGCTGTCCAAGGCACGGCGCGAGGGCATCCTGTTCCTGGAAAAGGAAATCGCCGATCCCGCCGCCAGCAGCGTGTTCAGCCAGTACCCGCGCATCCTGTCGGATCCGGTGGTGATGGAATTCCTCACCGACTACCTGCGCATGATGGTCAACGGCAACATGAATGCGTTTGAGATCGAGGCGCTGATGGATCACGAGATCGAGACCTTCCGCCATGAAGCCGAGATCCCCGCCCATGCGCTGTCGCGCGTCGGCGATGGCCTGCCCGCATTCGGCATCGTCGCCGCGGTGATGGGCGTGGTCCATGCGCTGGGTTCGGCCGACCTGCCGCCGGCCGAACTGGGCGCGCTGATCGCGCACGCCATGGTCGGCACCTTCCTCGGCATCCTGCTGGCCTACGGCTTTATCTCGCCGCTGGCCGCGCGCATCGAGCTGCAGGTGTCCGAGAACGTCAAGGTCTACGAGTGCATCAAGGTGGTGCTGCTGGCTTCCCTGAACGGCTACGCGCCGCTGGTGGCGGTGGAATTCGGCCGCAAGGTGCTGTACTCCACGGTGCGTCCGTCGTTCCTCGAGCTCGACGACCACGTGCGCGAAGTGAAGAGCCTGAACTAA
- the cheA gene encoding chemotaxis protein CheA: MSVDIDITQFYQTFFEEAEELLVEMEQLLLGLDIEAPDAEHLNAIFRAAHSIKGGAATFGFAALTETTHIFENLLDRTRRQELALTRTIIDTFLETKDVLQDQLNAYRNGTEPDPETLARICAVLQQLAQEAAGHDAAPAPAPAPAPVAAAAPAAAPAGGGLKIRLIKVSASDQALLREELANLGDITGQQETNGELVVWLNTQCSADDIIAVCCFVIDIDQIVIEAAAGAPAAAPAPAPAEVAVPAPAPVAAAPAPAPAAREKAKAAPAPAPAHGEGSIRVPTEKVDQIINLVGELVITQSMLAQTASSLDPVLFDRLFSGMGQLERNARDLQEAVMSIRMMPMDYVFSRFPRLVRDLASKLGKQIDLVTFGKATELDKSLIERIIDPLTHLVRNSLDHGIETPDKRVAAGKDPTGQLILSAQHHGGNIVIEVSDDGGGLNRERILAKAIQNGLPVSETITDEEVWQLIFAPGFSTAEVITDVSGRGVGMDVVKRNIQEMGGHVQISSRPGLGTTIRIVLPLTLAILDGMSVKVGEETFILPLNCVMESLQPKAEDVHTAANSDRVMHVRGEYLPLLEMHRVFNVADALQEPTQGIAVILQAEGKRFALLVDQLIGQHQVVLKNLETNYRKVPCISAATILGDGSVALIVDVGALQRTGVRRQEPALQQ, translated from the coding sequence ATGTCTGTCGATATCGATATCACTCAGTTTTACCAGACCTTCTTCGAGGAAGCCGAAGAGCTGCTCGTCGAAATGGAGCAGCTGCTGCTCGGCCTGGACATCGAGGCGCCCGATGCCGAGCACCTGAACGCGATCTTCCGCGCCGCGCATTCGATCAAGGGTGGTGCCGCCACCTTCGGCTTCGCCGCGCTGACCGAGACCACCCACATCTTCGAGAACCTGCTGGACCGCACGCGCCGGCAGGAACTGGCGTTGACCAGGACCATCATCGACACCTTTCTGGAAACCAAGGACGTGTTGCAAGACCAGCTCAACGCCTACCGCAACGGCACCGAACCCGATCCGGAAACGCTGGCGCGCATCTGCGCCGTGCTGCAGCAGCTGGCGCAGGAAGCGGCCGGCCATGACGCGGCCCCGGCTCCTGCTCCGGCGCCCGCACCGGTCGCGGCCGCCGCGCCCGCAGCTGCACCCGCTGGCGGCGGCCTGAAGATCCGCCTGATCAAGGTCTCGGCCTCCGACCAGGCGCTGCTGCGCGAAGAACTGGCCAACCTGGGCGATATCACCGGCCAGCAGGAAACCAATGGCGAACTGGTGGTTTGGCTCAACACCCAATGCAGCGCCGACGACATCATCGCGGTGTGCTGCTTCGTGATCGACATCGACCAGATCGTGATCGAAGCCGCGGCCGGTGCGCCGGCGGCGGCGCCGGCCCCGGCCCCGGCAGAAGTTGCCGTTCCCGCGCCCGCGCCAGTGGCTGCTGCACCCGCGCCGGCCCCCGCCGCGCGCGAGAAGGCCAAGGCCGCCCCGGCCCCAGCGCCCGCGCACGGCGAAGGCTCCATCCGCGTGCCCACCGAGAAGGTCGACCAGATCATCAACCTGGTCGGCGAACTGGTGATCACCCAGTCGATGCTGGCGCAGACCGCCTCGTCGCTGGACCCGGTGCTGTTCGACCGCCTGTTCTCCGGCATGGGCCAGCTCGAGCGCAACGCGCGCGACCTGCAGGAAGCGGTGATGTCGATCCGCATGATGCCGATGGACTATGTGTTCTCGCGCTTCCCGCGGCTGGTGCGCGACCTGGCCAGCAAGCTCGGCAAGCAGATTGACCTGGTCACCTTCGGCAAGGCCACCGAGCTGGACAAGAGCCTGATCGAACGCATCATCGACCCGCTGACGCACCTGGTGCGCAACAGCCTGGACCACGGCATCGAAACCCCCGACAAGCGCGTCGCCGCCGGCAAGGACCCGACCGGCCAGCTGATCCTGTCCGCGCAGCACCATGGCGGCAATATCGTCATCGAAGTCAGCGACGACGGCGGTGGCCTGAACCGCGAGCGCATCCTGGCCAAGGCCATCCAGAACGGCCTGCCGGTGTCCGAGACCATCACCGACGAGGAAGTCTGGCAGCTGATCTTCGCGCCGGGCTTCTCCACGGCCGAAGTCATCACCGACGTGTCTGGCCGCGGCGTCGGTATGGACGTGGTCAAGCGCAACATCCAGGAGATGGGCGGGCACGTGCAGATCAGCTCGCGCCCGGGCCTGGGCACCACCATCCGCATCGTGCTGCCGCTGACGCTGGCGATCCTGGACGGCATGTCGGTCAAGGTGGGCGAAGAGACCTTCATCCTGCCGCTGAATTGCGTGATGGAGTCGCTGCAGCCCAAGGCCGAGGACGTGCATACCGCCGCCAACTCGGACCGCGTCATGCATGTGCGTGGCGAGTACCTGCCGCTGCTGGAGATGCACCGCGTGTTCAACGTCGCGGACGCGCTGCAGGAGCCCACACAAGGCATCGCCGTGATCCTGCAGGCCGAAGGCAAGCGCTTCGCGCTGCTGGTGGACCAGCTGATCGGCCAGCACCAGGTGGTGCTGAAAAACCTGGAAACCAACTACCGCAAGGTGCCGTGCATTTCCGCGGCCACCATCCTTGGCGACGGCAGCGTGGCGCTGATCGTCGATGTCGGCGCGCTGCAGCGCACCGGCGTGCGCCGGCAGGAACCGGCGCTGCAGCAGTAA
- a CDS encoding chemotaxis protein CheW, translating to MAGIGHIDTPGSDASGQEFLVFTLGSEEYGIDILKVQEIRSYETVTRISSAPDFIKGVTNLRGVIVPIVDLRLKFRLGNVRYDHQTVVIILNVAGRVVGIVVDGVSDVLTLTGEAIKPAPEFGVSISTEHLTGLGTIDGRMLVLIDIEKLMTSPEMALVEADYA from the coding sequence ATGGCCGGCATCGGACACATCGATACCCCCGGAAGCGACGCTTCGGGCCAGGAGTTCCTGGTCTTCACGCTGGGGTCGGAGGAATACGGCATCGACATCCTCAAGGTGCAGGAGATCCGCAGCTACGAGACCGTCACGCGCATCTCCAGCGCGCCCGACTTCATCAAGGGCGTGACCAACCTGCGCGGTGTGATCGTACCCATCGTCGACCTGCGGCTGAAGTTCCGCCTCGGCAACGTGCGCTACGACCACCAGACCGTGGTCATCATCCTCAACGTGGCCGGCCGCGTGGTCGGCATCGTGGTGGACGGCGTGTCGGACGTGCTGACGCTGACCGGCGAGGCGATCAAGCCCGCGCCGGAATTCGGCGTGTCGATCTCGACCGAGCACCTGACCGGCCTGGGCACCATCGACGGCCGCATGCTGGTGCTGATCGACATCGAGAAGCTGATGACCAGCCCCGAGATGGCACTGGTCGAAGCCGATTACGCCTGA
- a CDS encoding methyl-accepting chemotaxis protein has protein sequence MHWFNQLRVTTRLVAGFLVVAVIGAVMGLLGVVNMGRMADWTGKIYNDDLRALKAVQDANINLVYASRSQIALLSASTMGERTVEKEQIAKSLAAMDERIRQVAGAFEKPEGKALVKQYQDLSPAFRARMEKYVELVSKQPLDTSQFESQVFSESADLLKDSHALEAVMLQMVKRRDDRARNNMEEARSVYDSTRLWMLGLVLGGLALSVLLGVLLARALSRQLGGEPGYAAAIAARIAEGDFSQPVATRAGDKSSLVFAMQQMQQQLSRMVRDFKASAESIGSASREIAAGNNDLSQRTEQQAASLEQTASSMEELTSTVRQNADNARQASGLAANASDTALRGGEVVGRVVQTMDEINDASKKIVDIIGVIEGIAFQTNILALNAAVEAARAGEQGRGFAVVAGEVRSLAQRSANAAKEIKGLIGDTVARVDNGSALVGQAGKTMDEIVQAVKRVTDIMGEISAASAEQSSGIEQVNQAVAQMDEVTQQNAALVEEAAAAAGALEEQASRLQSAVATFRLAADDERADRFEVLPAAAAVPAKTQRAVAASKRAPKLPMAKAEAAGADEAPRDAAEPAAAKPAPRAAAMTPRPALAAADNGDWSAF, from the coding sequence ATGCATTGGTTCAATCAATTGCGCGTCACGACCAGGCTGGTTGCCGGATTCCTGGTCGTTGCCGTGATCGGCGCCGTGATGGGGCTGCTGGGCGTCGTCAATATGGGCCGCATGGCCGACTGGACCGGCAAGATCTACAACGACGACCTGCGCGCGCTGAAGGCCGTGCAGGACGCCAACATCAACCTGGTCTACGCCAGCCGCTCGCAGATCGCGCTGCTGTCGGCATCGACCATGGGCGAGCGTACGGTCGAGAAGGAGCAGATCGCCAAGTCGCTGGCCGCGATGGATGAACGCATCCGCCAGGTGGCCGGCGCCTTCGAGAAGCCCGAGGGCAAGGCGCTGGTCAAGCAGTACCAGGACCTGTCGCCGGCGTTCCGCGCGCGCATGGAAAAGTATGTCGAGCTGGTGAGCAAGCAGCCGCTGGATACGTCGCAGTTCGAGAGCCAGGTGTTCTCCGAAAGCGCCGACCTGCTCAAGGACAGCCACGCGCTGGAAGCGGTGATGCTGCAGATGGTTAAACGCCGCGACGACCGCGCCCGCAACAACATGGAAGAGGCGCGCAGCGTCTACGACAGTACCCGCCTGTGGATGCTGGGCCTGGTGCTGGGCGGCCTGGCGCTGTCGGTGCTGCTGGGCGTGCTGCTGGCACGCGCGCTGTCGCGCCAGCTGGGCGGCGAGCCGGGGTATGCCGCGGCCATCGCCGCGCGCATTGCCGAGGGCGATTTCTCGCAGCCGGTGGCCACGCGTGCCGGCGACAAGAGCAGCCTGGTGTTTGCGATGCAGCAGATGCAGCAGCAGCTGTCGCGCATGGTGCGGGATTTCAAGGCCTCGGCCGAATCGATCGGCAGCGCGTCGCGCGAGATTGCCGCGGGCAACAACGACCTGTCGCAGCGCACGGAGCAGCAGGCGGCGTCGCTGGAGCAGACCGCGTCGAGCATGGAAGAGCTGACCAGCACGGTGCGCCAGAACGCGGACAACGCGCGCCAGGCCAGCGGCCTGGCGGCCAACGCATCGGACACGGCATTGCGCGGCGGCGAAGTGGTGGGCCGGGTGGTGCAGACCATGGATGAGATCAACGATGCGTCGAAGAAGATCGTCGACATCATCGGCGTGATCGAAGGCATTGCGTTCCAGACCAACATCCTGGCGCTGAACGCCGCGGTGGAAGCGGCGCGCGCCGGTGAGCAGGGCCGCGGCTTCGCGGTGGTGGCGGGCGAAGTACGCAGCCTGGCGCAGCGCAGCGCCAACGCGGCCAAGGAGATCAAGGGCCTGATCGGCGATACGGTGGCGCGCGTGGACAACGGCTCGGCGCTGGTCGGCCAGGCCGGCAAGACCATGGACGAGATCGTGCAGGCGGTCAAGCGCGTGACCGACATCATGGGCGAGATCAGCGCGGCGTCGGCCGAGCAGAGCTCGGGCATCGAGCAGGTGAACCAGGCAGTCGCGCAGATGGACGAGGTGACGCAGCAGAACGCGGCACTGGTCGAAGAAGCGGCCGCCGCAGCCGGCGCGCTCGAAGAGCAGGCTAGCCGCCTGCAGTCCGCGGTGGCGACCTTCCGCCTGGCCGCGGACGACGAGCGCGCGGATCGCTTCGAGGTATTGCCGGCCGCTGCCGCGGTGCCCGCCAAGACCCAGCGCGCCGTCGCCGCAAGCAAGCGTGCGCCCAAGCTTCCCATGGCCAAGGCGGAAGCCGCCGGCGCCGATGAAGCCCCGCGCGATGCGGCGGAGCCGGCGGCAGCCAAGCCCGCACCGCGCGCAGCGGCGATGACGCCGCGGCCCGCGCTCGCCGCTGCCGACAACGGCGACTGGAGCGCGTTCTGA
- the motB gene encoding flagellar motor protein MotB — MSSAHDMRPIIVRRAKSHARPHGNHSWKIAYADFMTAMMALFLVLWLLSSANKKTLEGIAEYFRMPLKVAIVGGEKSSQSPSVIPGGGMDVMRKDGEIMRAHDNDPSDEQRRNEQQEAQRLRALKQRLEQIIENNPVLRQFRPQLLLDITSEGLRIQILDTQNRPMFRTGSATVESYMRTILREIGPVLNELPNKVSLSGHTDAANYSNGERTYSNWELSGDRANASRRELIAGGMQEGKVLRVLGLAATMPLDKQDLLAPVNRRISIVVLNQKAQARFEAENASAAEVTVAAQAGKAAQEMQAGLAAASAPAAPSKGTSP, encoded by the coding sequence ATGAGCAGCGCACACGATATGCGTCCGATCATCGTCCGCCGGGCGAAGTCGCACGCCAGGCCGCACGGCAACCACAGCTGGAAGATTGCCTACGCCGACTTCATGACGGCGATGATGGCGCTGTTCCTGGTGCTGTGGCTGCTGTCCAGCGCCAACAAGAAAACGCTGGAAGGCATTGCCGAATACTTCCGCATGCCGCTCAAGGTCGCAATCGTCGGCGGCGAGAAGAGCAGCCAGTCGCCCAGCGTGATTCCCGGCGGCGGCATGGACGTGATGCGCAAGGACGGCGAGATCATGCGCGCGCACGACAACGACCCCAGCGACGAACAGCGCCGCAACGAACAGCAGGAAGCGCAGCGCCTGCGCGCGCTCAAGCAGCGCCTGGAACAGATCATCGAGAACAACCCGGTGCTGCGCCAGTTCCGCCCGCAGCTGCTGCTGGACATCACCAGCGAAGGCCTGCGCATCCAGATCCTGGATACGCAGAACCGGCCCATGTTCCGCACCGGCAGCGCCACCGTCGAAAGCTATATGCGCACCATCCTGCGCGAGATCGGCCCGGTGCTGAACGAGTTGCCCAACAAGGTCAGCCTGTCCGGCCATACCGACGCGGCCAACTATTCCAACGGCGAGCGCACCTACAGCAACTGGGAGCTGTCCGGCGACCGCGCCAACGCCTCGCGCCGCGAGCTGATCGCGGGCGGCATGCAGGAGGGCAAGGTGCTGCGCGTGCTGGGCCTGGCCGCGACCATGCCGCTGGACAAGCAAGACCTGCTCGCGCCGGTCAACCGCCGCATCAGCATCGTGGTGCTGAACCAGAAGGCGCAGGCGCGCTTTGAGGCCGAGAACGCCAGCGCCGCCGAGGTCACGGTGGCGGCGCAGGCCGGCAAGGCCGCGCAGGAGATGCAGGCAGGGCTGGCGGCGGCGTCGGCGCCTGCGGCGCCTTCAAAAGGCACGTCACCATGA
- a CDS encoding methyl-accepting chemotaxis protein has product MRNNQPVTQREYPLSPSDYLISRTDLKGRITFANRTFIEASGFAAEELLGAPHNLVRHPDMPPEAFADLWQDLQAGRTWMGVVKNRRKNGDFYWVNATVTPTRVDGRVVGYTSVRSMATREQVQAAGAAYARFRAGRADGLAIRHGAVVRTGLRGLVQRLLRLNLKRRILWAQAGGLAWFLAALVAVEVLGGTGAAALRPWLWGGFALALASSFAAGTMLLARVERPVRDMLDFALRMGAGDLTTRFEHRSADEIGALAQAMQTMQRSLLSVVHEIQEGMASISTATRQVAAGNNDLSQRTEQQAASLEQTASSMEELTSTVRQNADNARQASGLAANASDTALRGGEVVGRVVQTMDEINDASKKIVDIIGVIEGIAFQTNILALNAAVEAARAGEQGRGFAVVAGEVRSLAQRSANAAKEIKGLIGDTVARVDNGSALVGQAGQTMEEIVQAVKSVTDIMAEISAASAEQSSGIEQVNQAVAQMDEGTQQNAALVEEAAAAAGALEEQALRLRDAVSTFRVSMQAEVRPQRQPASARGDAVLARA; this is encoded by the coding sequence ATGCGAAACAACCAACCCGTCACGCAGCGCGAGTACCCGCTGTCTCCGTCCGACTACCTGATCTCGCGCACCGACCTCAAGGGCCGTATCACCTTTGCCAACCGCACCTTTATCGAGGCCAGCGGATTTGCGGCGGAGGAATTGCTGGGCGCGCCGCATAACCTGGTGCGCCACCCCGACATGCCGCCCGAGGCCTTCGCCGACCTGTGGCAAGACCTGCAGGCCGGCCGCACGTGGATGGGCGTGGTCAAGAACCGCCGCAAGAACGGCGATTTCTACTGGGTCAATGCGACCGTGACGCCGACGCGCGTCGACGGCCGCGTGGTGGGCTACACCTCGGTGCGCTCGATGGCCACGCGCGAGCAGGTGCAGGCCGCCGGCGCCGCTTATGCACGCTTTCGCGCGGGACGTGCCGACGGGCTGGCGATCCGCCACGGCGCGGTGGTGCGCACCGGCCTGCGCGGCCTGGTGCAGCGCCTGCTGCGGCTGAACCTGAAGCGCCGCATCCTGTGGGCGCAGGCCGGCGGCCTGGCGTGGTTCCTGGCCGCGCTGGTCGCGGTGGAAGTACTGGGCGGCACCGGCGCCGCTGCCTTGCGCCCGTGGCTGTGGGGCGGCTTTGCACTGGCGCTGGCCTCGTCCTTCGCCGCCGGCACCATGCTGCTGGCGCGCGTGGAGCGGCCGGTGCGCGACATGCTGGACTTCGCGCTGCGGATGGGCGCGGGCGACCTGACCACGCGCTTCGAGCACCGCAGCGCCGACGAGATCGGCGCGCTGGCGCAGGCGATGCAGACCATGCAGCGCAGCCTGCTGTCGGTGGTGCACGAGATCCAGGAAGGCATGGCCAGCATCTCGACGGCCACGCGCCAGGTGGCGGCGGGCAACAACGACCTGTCGCAGCGCACGGAGCAGCAGGCGGCGTCGCTGGAGCAGACCGCGTCGAGCATGGAAGAGCTGACCAGCACCGTGCGCCAGAACGCGGACAACGCGCGCCAGGCCAGCGGCCTGGCGGCCAATGCTTCGGACACGGCGCTGCGCGGTGGCGAAGTGGTGGGCCGGGTGGTGCAGACCATGGATGAGATCAACGATGCGTCGAAGAAGATCGTCGACATCATCGGCGTGATCGAAGGCATCGCGTTCCAGACCAACATCCTGGCGCTGAACGCGGCGGTGGAAGCAGCGCGCGCCGGTGAGCAGGGCCGCGGTTTCGCGGTGGTGGCGGGGGAGGTGCGCAGCCTGGCGCAGCGCAGCGCCAACGCGGCCAAGGAGATCAAGGGCCTGATCGGCGATACGGTGGCGCGCGTGGACAACGGCTCGGCACTGGTCGGCCAGGCCGGCCAGACCATGGAAGAGATCGTGCAGGCGGTGAAGTCGGTCACCGACATCATGGCCGAAATCAGCGCGGCGTCGGCCGAGCAGAGCTCGGGCATCGAGCAGGTGAACCAGGCGGTGGCGCAGATGGACGAGGGCACGCAGCAGAACGCGGCGCTGGTCGAGGAAGCGGCCGCCGCGGCCGGCGCGCTGGAAGAACAGGCGCTGCGGCTGCGCGATGCCGTGTCGACCTTCCGCGTCAGCATGCAGGCGGAAGTGCGGCCGCAACGCCAGCCCGCCTCTGCGCGTGGCGATGCGGTGCTGGCGCGGGCGTAG
- a CDS encoding DUF4088 family protein, with protein sequence MTTDLTLALPQEDAARLRKEFEQFIGVSTGLDREFLPPEFNDFLRARLLQHDGPLTERAVSRLLSGGEYGWARRVFDKQLPNALAALMRDAQRFGFGLAVQPGWSGEQRLAHAREWAAQVLAECGADTAYTEALATQVAASAEDLRALEERMRTPAWRLAESLRQRAYDLMYALQTEDNEAAGRARVGELRGMLGLALEYGSMQPDEASRVLEQVERVRPALFREAPDDVFARLAAWLRRMFAH encoded by the coding sequence ATGACGACCGATCTCACCCTGGCCTTGCCGCAGGAGGACGCGGCCAGGCTGCGCAAGGAATTCGAACAGTTCATCGGGGTCTCCACCGGGCTGGACCGCGAATTCCTGCCGCCAGAGTTCAATGATTTCCTGCGCGCGCGGCTGCTGCAGCATGATGGCCCGCTGACCGAGCGCGCGGTCTCGCGGCTGCTGTCCGGGGGTGAGTACGGCTGGGCGCGGCGCGTGTTCGACAAGCAGTTGCCCAATGCGCTCGCGGCGCTGATGCGCGACGCCCAGCGCTTCGGCTTCGGCCTGGCGGTGCAGCCCGGCTGGAGCGGCGAGCAACGCCTGGCGCATGCGCGCGAATGGGCCGCGCAGGTGCTGGCCGAGTGCGGCGCCGATACCGCCTATACCGAGGCCCTGGCCACCCAGGTGGCGGCGTCGGCGGAAGACCTGCGCGCGCTGGAAGAACGCATGCGCACGCCGGCATGGCGCCTGGCCGAAAGCCTGCGGCAGCGCGCCTACGACCTGATGTACGCGCTGCAGACCGAAGACAACGAAGCGGCCGGCCGCGCGCGCGTGGGCGAGTTGCGCGGCATGCTGGGGCTGGCGCTGGAGTACGGCTCGATGCAGCCGGACGAAGCCTCGCGCGTGCTGGAGCAAGTCGAGCGCGTACGCCCGGCATTGTTCCGCGAGGCGCCCGACGATGTGTTCGCGCGCCTCGCGGCATGGCTGCGCCGGATGTTCGCGCATTGA
- the flhD gene encoding flagellar transcriptional regulator FlhD, which yields MESSEVLQEIREVNLAYLLLAQRLVRENQVEAMFRLGVSKEIADILAKLTSAQLVKLAASNMVLCRFRFDDHALLSTLTHTAKSHDMQQIHAAILLARQPVESLN from the coding sequence TTGGAAAGCAGTGAAGTTCTCCAGGAGATCAGGGAGGTTAACCTCGCCTATCTGCTGCTCGCGCAACGCCTGGTGCGCGAAAACCAGGTCGAAGCCATGTTCCGGCTCGGAGTCAGCAAGGAAATCGCGGATATCCTTGCCAAGCTGACCTCCGCGCAACTCGTCAAGCTCGCGGCATCCAACATGGTGCTGTGCAGGTTCCGCTTCGACGACCATGCGCTTCTGTCTACTCTCACCCACACGGCCAAGAGCCATGACATGCAGCAGATCCATGCCGCGATCCTGCTTGCACGTCAGCCTGTGGAGTCGCTCAATTGA
- a CDS encoding chemotaxis protein CheW, translating to MQHIDKADGAGEEFLAFTLGREEYGVDILKVQEIRGYESVTQIANAPDYIKGVINLRGIIVPIIDLRIKFRQPNVSYDQYTVVIIVDLNDRTTGIVVDGVSDVLTLSAAQIKPTPHFSGELATDYIRGLGSVEQRMLILVDIEKLLNTEELAALEAVS from the coding sequence ATGCAGCACATCGACAAGGCGGACGGCGCGGGCGAGGAGTTCCTGGCCTTTACCCTGGGCCGCGAGGAATACGGCGTCGATATCCTGAAGGTGCAGGAGATCCGCGGCTACGAGTCGGTCACCCAGATCGCGAATGCGCCCGATTACATCAAGGGCGTGATCAACCTGCGCGGCATCATCGTGCCGATCATCGACCTGCGCATCAAGTTCCGCCAGCCCAACGTCAGCTACGACCAGTACACGGTCGTGATCATCGTCGACCTCAACGACCGCACCACCGGCATCGTGGTGGACGGCGTCTCCGACGTGCTGACGCTGAGCGCCGCGCAGATCAAGCCCACGCCGCACTTCTCCGGCGAACTGGCGACCGACTATATCCGCGGCCTGGGCTCGGTCGAGCAGCGCATGCTGATCCTGGTCGACATCGAGAAGCTGCTCAATACCGAAGAACTGGCCGCGCTGGAAGCGGTGTCCTGA
- the flhC gene encoding flagellar transcriptional regulator FlhC, with amino-acid sequence MTALLQAEPIRSYTATSVPSRKSVLQDANQTQLAIELIGLGARLQVLEAETTLSRDRLIRLYKELRGVSPPKGMLPFSTDWFTTWLPNIHSSLFFSAYQFMVQEGETVGIRAVVAAYRLYLEHVSLLGGEIVLSFTRAWTLVRFFESNMLQLSRCTCCGGQFVTHAYEPHANFVCSLCRPPSRAGKVKKLSKDAAAVQTNA; translated from the coding sequence TTGACCGCGCTCCTGCAGGCCGAGCCAATCCGGAGTTATACGGCCACCTCCGTACCCAGCCGCAAGAGCGTGCTCCAGGACGCCAACCAGACCCAGCTCGCCATCGAGCTGATCGGCCTGGGCGCGCGCCTGCAGGTGCTTGAAGCCGAGACCACGCTGTCGCGTGACCGGCTGATACGCCTGTACAAGGAGCTGCGCGGCGTCTCGCCCCCCAAGGGCATGCTCCCGTTCTCGACGGACTGGTTCACTACCTGGCTGCCGAATATCCACTCGTCTTTGTTCTTCTCTGCCTACCAGTTCATGGTGCAGGAAGGCGAGACCGTGGGCATCCGCGCGGTGGTGGCCGCCTACCGCCTGTACCTCGAGCATGTTTCGCTGCTCGGCGGTGAAATTGTCTTAAGTTTCACGCGGGCCTGGACGTTAGTACGGTTCTTCGAGAGCAACATGCTGCAGCTGTCCCGGTGCACGTGTTGCGGCGGACAGTTTGTCACGCACGCGTATGAGCCGCATGCGAATTTCGTGTGCAGCCTGTGCCGTCCGCCGTCGCGCGCAGGGAAAGTGAAGAAGCTCTCGAAAGACGCCGCCGCCGTGCAGACCAACGCCTGA